The following is a genomic window from Actinomadura rubteroloni.
CGGCGCGTAGCTGTACGCGCGGCCCTCCTTCGCGCGCACGAGCAGGCCCTTGGCGTGCAGGCGCGTCAGGATCGTGACGACCGTCGTGTACGCCAGCTCCTCGCCGAGCCGCGCCTGGACCGCGCTCGTCGTGAGCGGCCCGCCCGCCCGCTGCAGGACGGCCATGATCTTCGATTCGAGCGTTCCCGCCGCACGCCGCGCACCGCCCTCGGCCATCGAGCACCCCCGCACAAACGGCCTTCTACCCATCCGTAGAAGAACAGTTTGACACGGGTGTCTCACCGCGGGGCTCCGGGTCGGCGGAGCGCCGCGGCCGCCGCGCCGACCGTCGCGGCGGCGAGCAGCCATCCGCCGAGGACGTCCGACGGCCAGTGGACGCCCAGCCAGATCCGCGTAACACCGACCGCGAAGGCCCAGGTCACGGCGGCGGCGATGACGATCGTCCGCCGCGCGCCGCGCAGTTTCGCGCACGCGGCCCAGACCAGCAGCCCGGCGGCCGTCGCGGCGGTGGTGGTGTGGCCGGACGGAAAGGCGAATCCACCGGCGTGGACAGCCCAGTCGGCGACCGGCGGGCGCGGGCGCGCGACCACGTCCGCCAGCAGCCGCCGGACGACCGCCACGCCCAGCAGGAACAGCGCCGCGCCCACGGCCCCGCGCACGCGCCGGTACACGAGCATGCCCGCCCCGGCCGCCATCGCGTACGGGACGACGCCGACGCCGGTGGACGTCAGCGCGACGGCCGCGTCCCGCACCGCGCCCGGCCGGTGGCCGACGCACCAGGCGTGCAGCGCCCGGTCCACGCCGAACGGCTCGCCGTGCCGCACCAGCACGGCCGCGAAGAGGGCCGCGAGGACGAGAAAGACGGGCACCGCCGCTCGGAGGGTCATCGCCGCCACCTTATGCGGACGATTTTGACGTCCCGGTGGGGATGTCGCGGTTGAGCCGCCCCCGCGGGCTTGATGGGCTGGAGAGCATGACCGCACCGTCCGACCCGCCGCGCCGCCGGGGCCGCCATCTGGACGGCGCCGCGCTCGCGGGCGGGCTCGCCGCCATCGTCGCGCCCGACCTCGGCGCCGCCCGCCGACACGCACGCTGCCACGCCTGCGGCGAGGACGGCACGCGCGCCGCCGCGCCGCTGCGCGCCGACGCGCGCCACTGCCCGTCCTGCGGCGCGGCCCGCCACTAGCGGGTGCGCCGCTACTCGGTGTGGCGGGCGGCGCCGGCGCGGGCGCGGCGCTGGGCCTGGCCGCCCGCGCCCTTCTTCGGCCCGTCCCCGGCCTCCGGGTCGTCCCAGGGCCGGCGCAGGCACTGCCGGACGGCCTCCCACGAGTAGCGGAAGTCCTTGCCGGTCTTGAGGGCGGGGAGCTGGCCGGCGTTGGCCATCCGCCGCACCGTCTGCGGCGACAGGGCGAGTCTGGCCGCCAGCTCGGCGGTGGTGAGCACGTCGGGGTCGCGGGCTGGCGGCTCGGTCATGCGGAACTCCTGGACCTCGGGAGGAGTCGTCCGGCGGGGGACGGCCGGGGCGGACGACGGTCGTGCGAGCCGCCATCTTGCCACGCAGCGTGACCGAATGACAACCCTTCGTCGGGTGACGGGGGATGTCCAGCGGTTTCACCGTTCCGTCGGCGCCCGCCCCGGAGCCTAACCGCGCGCCGGGACGATCCGCTCGGCCCGGTCGCGCTTGGTGTAGAGGTCCCAGTAGTGGTCGGCGAGGTCCTCGGGCGCGACGACCGGCCCGCCGTGCCCGTGTTCGGCCGCCGCCCGCTGCGCGGCGCTGCCCTCGATCCAGGCGCCGATCGTCAGCGTCCCCGCGTAGACGCCTTGGTCGGCGAGTTCGGCGTGCAGCGACTGGACCCAGTTGCGCGCCGCCGCCATCACCGGCCCGACGCCGCTCATGCCGGGCGCCCCCTCCAGCGCGGACACGCCCTGGGCCAGCAGGAACGCGCCGTCGCCGCGCTCGACCATCCCCGGGACGACGGCGCGGGCGACCTCGACGGGCGTGTAGAGGTGCAGGTCCATGAGGCCGCGCAGCGTCGCGGCGGCGAGCCCGGCGGCGGGGGCGAACGGCGGGGCGGAGCCGATGGGGGCGTACTCCACGACGTCGATCGGCCCGAGCCGCCCGGTGATCGCGTCGATGAGCGCGGGGACGCCCGCGGGATCGGCCAGGTCGGCCGGGAACGCGGCGGCGCGGACGCCCTCCTGGTCCAGGATCTCGACCAGGGCGCCGAGGGGTTCGGGGCGGCGGCCGACGAGCGCGACGTCGAATCCCTCGCGGCCGAACCGGCGGGCCGTGGCGGCGCCGAGGCCGGGTCCGGCGCCGAGCACGGCGATGGTCTTGGGCATGGTGGACTCCCGGTAAATTGATGTGACCGTCAAGTTCAACGGTAGCAGCTAATTTGAGGCAACCGTCAAGTTATGGGAGGACCGATGGGCGAACCCGCACGCCCGCGCCTGCGCGCCGACGCGCAGCGCAGCGTCGCCAAGCTCACCGCCGCCGCGGTCGAGCTGTTCTCCGAACGCGGCCTGGACTGCCCGCTGGAGGAGATCGCCCGCCGCGCCGGGGTGAGCACCGGGACGCTCTACCACCGCTTCGGGACGCGCGAGGCGCTGATCGACGCGGTCGTGCCGGACGTCGCCGCCGCCAAGCTCGCCGCCGCCGTCCGGCACGCGGACGAGGGGGCCGACCCGTGGGACCGGTTCGTCCGGTACGTGGAGGGCATCGGGGCGCTGATGGCCGACGATCCCGCGCTCGGCGACGTCATCACCCGCCGCTTCGCCGACACGCCCCGGCTCGCGGCCGTCTGCGCGGACTCCTTCGCGCGCGGCCACGCGTTCGCGGCGGCGGCGCGGGCCGACGGGTCGCTGCGCGCGGACTTCAGCCCGCACGATCTCGTGCTCGTCTTCGCGGCCGTCGCCGCGCAGGCCGCCGCCACCCGGCACGCCGCGCCGGACGCCTGGCGGCGCGGGCTGGCGTTCACTCTCGACGGTCTGCGCGCCGCCGCCGCGCGTCCGCTGCCGGCCGGACCGCTGACCGCCGAGCAGGCCGCCGCGGCGGCGCACCGGACGGGTCAGAAGTAGGTGCGGATGAGGTCCACGACGGTGTAGGCGTCGTCCACGACCGGGATCACCTGCCACTTGTCGAACGCCGTGCAGGGGTGCGAGATCCCGAAGCAGACCAGGTCGCCCGGACGGACGCCGTCGCCCGCCACGAACGCGTGGTGGTCGGACGTGCCGGTGACGCGCAGGCCGTCGGCGGGCTCGACCGTGCCGTCCCGGCGGCGGACGCGCAGCGGGACGGGCAGGCCGGCGTCGTAGGGCGCCTCCCGCTTGCCCATCCCGACGATCGCGAGGCCCGGCTCGGGCACGGACGTCACCTGCGCCCAGAGTTCCAGCGCCGCGTCCAGCGAGCCGGCGACGCGGTTGAACGGCGTCTTCTCGACGTAGAGGCCGTGGTCGTGCGACACGTACGCCCCGCTGCGCAGGACGACCGTGAGGTCGTGGCCGGGCAGCCAGTCGCCGCCGAGCCGGTCCGCGACCAGGTCGAAGTAGGCGCTGCCGCCCGCGCTGACGATCACCGACGGCGGCAGCAGGCCGGTGAGCGCGCGGGTGGCGTCGCGCAGGGCGTCCAGGTAGGCGGCGGCGCCGTCGGGCTCGGTGAACAGGCCCTCGTAGCCGGAAACACCGGCCAGTTCGGTGCCGGGGGCGTCCGCGACGGCCCGCGCCACGGCCGTCAGCTCCGCGGCCGTCCGGCAGCCGGTGCGCCCGTCCGCGTGGCCCAGCTCGACCAGGACGCGGAACGGACGCGGCCCGGCGGCGTCCGACAGCGCGGCGACGCCCTCCACCGAGTCGGCGTAGAGGAGCACGTCGAAGCCGTCGGCGATCTCGGCGGCGAGCCAGCGCAGCGCGGTCGGGTCCAGCAGTTCGTTGGCGAGCAGGACGCGCGGCACCCCGAACCGCCGGTACGCGAGCACCTGGTTCGCCGTGGCGGCCGTGATGCCCCACGCGCCCGCGCGGAGCTGCGCCGCGAACAGCGACGGCGCCATCGTCGTCTTGCCGTGCGGCGCGAACGCCAGGCCGTGCCGGTCGGCGAACGCGGCGAGCGTCGCGATGTTGCGGTCCAGCGCGGCGCGGCGCGCGACCAGGACCGGCCAGGTGAACGGGCCGCCGAACAGGGGGTGGCGGGCGGCGGCGAACGCGGACGCGGCGACGGGGCCGTCGGGGAGCCAGAGCCCCTTGGTGCGCCAGTCCACGATCTCGTCGGGGATCTCCACCGGAAGCCTCCGATCGCGTCGGCACCGAAAACCGTCCACCTGGACGCAGCGCCACCGGACGGTAACATTACGGACTTTCGCGACTCTCCGGGAGGCGTGCCAGGTGATCAGCGAGGACATGGACGTCGCACGGGCCCGCGCGCTGCTCTCGGAGTTCGCCGAGGACGCGTGGACCCACGTGGCGTGGCTGATCGACGAGGTCGGGATGGACCACGACGCCTACGAACGGCGTCCGCTGGCGCTGCTCGAACCGTTGGAGGACTACATCGCGGAGTTCCCCGACGACGACGCGGACGAGGACCCCTGGGTCTCCCTCCAGATCGCTCTGGCGGCCTACCTCGCGGACGTCCTCATCCGGTCGCACGGCGCCCGGTGGGTCGTCGAGGACGTCCCCGGACGCCCCGCGCAAAGCTCCTTCGTCCTCCGCGTCACCGGCCTGGACGAGCAGACCCGCACCCTCGACCCCGCCGAACTCGTCCGGGAGCACTTCGACCCCTGCGACCCGGACGTGTACGCGCCGGTCGTCCACGGCCTGGACCGGGCGCGGGTCACCCCGTGGCACGCCGGGACGGCGCCCGAGGGGCGTCCGCCGACGCCGGTGCAGCGCTGGCTGCTCGGCCTCTGCGCCCACTTCGCGGCGATCAACGGCTACCCGGTGGACCGGCTCGGCGCGCCGCCGGCCGACCGGATCGGCGCGCTGCGGATGCTGTTCGAGGTGTGGGGCGCCTACGACGCCGACCTCCTGGACGAGCAGGTCGGCTTCCTGCTCCGGCACGGGATGCGCACCGAGTTCGAGGAGGGCGCCGCCGTCGCCGCCGCCCTGGCGGGGGACGAGCGGGACGAGTACGTCCGGCTGCTGCGCGTCGCGCGCCGGATCGGGCTCGGCGACGACGTGGGCGACGACGTCGGCTCCCTCGCGCGGCTCGTGGAACTGCGGTACGGGACGGCGTCGGTGGACCTGCTGCCCCATCTCGTCCCGCTGCTCACCGGGGAGCGCCCGCCGGGGCCGGGCGCCGCCGAGCTGAACTGGTTCCTGACGCAGGCGCTCGGCCGTCCCGACTTCGCCGAGGTGGAGGCCGACCGGCTGGAGCTGCACGCCGACCTCGCCTTCCAGGCCAACCGGGGCCGCTACCTGATCTGGGACGCCGGACGCGCCTTCATGGTCCTCCGTTGGGGCCACATGGTCGGCTGGCTCGACGCCGAGGACTGCTGGACGCGCATCCTGGCCTCGGCGCGGGCCGTCCAGCAGCGGTACGTGTCGTGGCGGGACATGGCGGCGTGCTACTTGCAGGCGCGCTACCTGTGGGCGGGACGCGAACCGATCAACCAGGGTCGGTACGAGGAGGTCGTCCGGGACCTCGCCGCCGACCCCGACGGGCCGTGGAGCGTCCCGTGGGACCTCCCGCTGGAGCGCGACTGGTGACCTACCGGGACCAGGACCAGGCATAGGACGGGTCCTCGCACGCCGTGGCCGCCTCGCCCAGCTCCAGCGGACGGAAGGTGTCCACCATGACGGCCAGCTCGTCGAAGAACTCAACGCCGATGCCCCGTTCGTAGGCGCCGGGCTGCGGACCGTGGGGATGGCCTCCGGGGTGGAGGGACAGCGAGCCTTGCGCGATGCCCGAACCCTTGCGCGCTTCGTAGTCGCCACCGACGTAGACCATGACCTCGTCCGAATCGACGTTCGAGTGGTAGTACGGGACGGGTATCGCCAGCGGGTGGTAGTCCACCTTGCGGGGCACGAAATTGCACACCACGAAGTTCGGCCCCTCGAACACCTGGTGGACGGGCGGCGGCTGGTGGACGCGGCCCGTCAGCGGCTCGAAGTCCCGGATGTTGAACGTGTAGGGGTAGAGGCAGCCGTCCCAGCCCACCACGTCGAACGGATGCGCGGCGTAGGTGAGGCGGGTGCCCGCGATGCCAGCGGACGTTCGGTGCTTGACGAGCACCTCCACGTCCGCGCCCTCGCGCTGGACCACGGCGTTCGGTCCGTGCAGGTCGCGTTCGCAGTACGGCGCGCTCTCCAGGAACTGGCCGTACCGCGACAAGTAGCGCTTCGGCGGCGTGACGTGCCCGGACGCCTCGATCACGTACGCGCGCAGCGGCCGGTCCCCCGCGGGCACCCAGCGGTGCGTGGTGGATGCGGGAAGCACCACGTAGTCGCCCTGCTCGGCCGGGAGCGCGCCGAAGACCGTCTCGACCGTCGCCGTCCCGGACTCGACGTAGACGACCTCGTCGCCGGTCGCGTTGCGGTAGAGCGGCGACGGGGCCGTCCCGGCGGCGTACGACAGCCGCACGTCGGCGTTGCCGAGCAGGAGACGGCGTCCGGTGACGACGTCCGTCCGCGCGTGCGTCCCCTCCGGGAACAGGTCGTGCAGCCGGAGGTGGCGGGGTTTCAGCGGATGGTTCGGGACCGTCCGGGCGTCGGGCGCCTCCCAGACCCGCGCGTCCGTGATCGCGGCGGGCAGGGCGCGGTGGTAGAGCAGCGACGCGTCGGACGAGAAGCCCTCCTCGCCCATCAGCTCCTCGTAGTACAGCGCGCCGGACGGGTCCCGGTGCTGCGTGTGGCGTTTGGGCGGTACGTCGCCGACCCGGCGGTAGTGGGCCACGGTTCCTCCTCGGACGTGCTCCGTGCTCCCTACCCGGCGGACGGAGCGTCAGGCGTTCAGGCCGAAGAAGTGGCTCCCGCCGCCGATGATGAGGTGCCCGCCCTGGCCGACGGCGATCTGCGCGCCGCCCGAGGTGTTCTCCAGCCGGACGTTCGTGAACGTGACGTTCGCGTCGGGCGCGATGTCCAGCAGCGCGCGTGGACCGCTCCACTGGATGGCCGAGCCCGCGCCGTCCAGCCCGGTGTCCCGGGTGACGCGCGGCAGCGCCGCCCGCGCCGCCGCCGGAGCCTTGACGGTGTAGACGCACTCCTTCGCCAGATGGATCTCCCCGCCCGCGCGGAACGCCTTCGCGAGCGCGGCGGCGTCGCCGGTTCCCTCGTGGCACGGCACGACGCCCTTCGCCAGGGCGCGCGGGATCGTGGTCTGCGGAGCCGCCAGCACCAGCGCGAGGAGCGCCGTCCCGGCGAGACTGCGGCGGAGCTTCATGGTCGTCCCCCTTCGCAACAGGATCATTACCTTGGGTGATGTTCCCAGTACGGAGAGTACGGAAAACGCGATGAGCGCACGGGGCGCCACCCCGAACCGGGTGGCGCCGCGTGCGCTCTCGTCGTTCCAGTGCACAGGACGGGTCAGCCCCTGAACGACCCGTCCGGCCGCGCACCGGCGAAACGCGGGCGGCGACCGCTCCCCCCGAGACGGTCGCCCGCACCGACTCTGTGAACGTAGGGCCTACTCCACGGTAAGTTCACGTGTTGTCATCACAGTGCGACGGACGGTCGATATCGAGCGACGAACGGCCCACCCATCGGACGCCCCCACACCCGCCACCCGCCAGACCGCCAGGCCGGCGTCCGCGCAGGGCGACGGTCGCGCGGGCGAGGTCGCGCGCGGACGCCGTCAGACGTGGGCGAGGCGGTCGGTGGGGCGCGGGCCGCGGGTGCGGGACGCGATGGCGCGGGCCAGGCGGGACGCCGCGAAGTCCGTCCCGTGGACGAAGCGCATCACCGGGCCGAAGGACGCCGCCGCCGCGAGACCCGCGAAGTACAGGTCCGGTGCGGACGACTGGAAACTCCGGTCCAGGCGCGGCGAGCCGTTCCAGCGGGCCAGGCCCGCGCGCAGGGCCGGGGCGAGGGCCGGGATGCGGTCCAGGTCCGGGACGAACCCGGTCGCGGCGATGACGTGGTCGGCCGTGACGCGCTCGGGGCCGTCGGGGCCCTGGGTGAAGACGACGGCGCGGCCGGCGTCCTCGCGGGCGCGGGTGACGCGGTGGCCGAGCAGCGTCCGGACGCGCTCGTCGAAGCGGTCGCGCAGCCACCAGGCGCCCGCCGGGCCGAGCGTCGTCGCGACGATCCGGCGCCGCGTCCGGTAGGGCAGGAGGCGGGTCGTGGCGGGCCGCTCGGACCACAGCCACGTCCGCCAGCCGCGCCCGAGGCCGTGCAGCGGCGCGGTCGGCAGCCGTCCGCCGGCCTCATGCGGAACCGTGTTCCACATCAGCCGGGACGTCCGCGCGACGAGCGTCGGGCGGGCGCCCTGCTCGGCGAGCAGCACGGCCGTCTCCAGCGCGGACTGGCCCGCGCCGACGACCACGACGTCCCGGTCCCGGAACGCGCCGAGGTCGCGGTGGTCGGAACTGTGCGACACCAGCGGCGCCGGCAGGTCCGTCAGCTCGCCCGGAATGTGCGCGAACGGCCCCACGCCGACCGCGACGACCACCGACGCCGTCCGCACCGTCTCGCCCGTCGCCAGCACGACCCGGTAGCCGGTGTGGTCCGGTTCGATCCGCTCGGCGCGGGTGACCTCGGCGGTCGGCGCCGCGCGCTCGGCGAACCAGCGCCCGTAGGCGGTGAACACGTCCAGCGGGACCGGGTCGCCGATGGACGCCGCGTCCGGCGCGTAGTCCGGGAACGCCAGGCCGGGACGCGGCGCGCCCAGGCTGGACGCGAACGGCTCCGACTTCAGGCACATCCCGAGCGGCATGTGCTCGTCCCAGAACTGCATCGGCGTACCGATCAGCCGCGTCTCGACACCGCGCTCCCGCAGATGCGCCGCCGCTGACAGCCCATAAGGGCCCGCACCGACGACCACCGCACCTATCCGCGTCATTTCCATCCTTTCGTCAGGACCCGGACGGCGCTCGCCCGAGCCATCGCCAGGAACGGGCCGGGATCGGCCCGGTCGAACCAGGCCGTCTCACCGGACGCCGCGAGCCCCCGGAAGCGGCCGAGCGCGCCCGGCGTGCGCAGCGCCCGCCGCAGGTACTGGTTCTCCACCACGAGCGTCCGGCCGTGCCGGGGGACGGACGGCGGCACCGCGCGGCCCGACGCGTCCAGGTGCAGGACGGCCGCGAGGTCCAGCCCGCGTCCGTCGGTGAACAGCCGGAACTGCGCGCCGAGCCGCGGGTTGACGTCCAGCAGCCGGTACACGCCCGCCGCCGCGTCGTAGCGGAAGTCCAGGTCCACGACGCCGCGGCAGCCGAGCGCGCCCGCGATCCCGGTCGCCAGCTCGTCCAGCTTCGGGTTGTGGACCCACTCGCCCGCGACGGTGTGGCCGGTGTGCTCGGGGTAGGCGACGTGCTTGCGTCCGGTCGCGCTGAACAGGCACGCGCCCGCGCGGTCGAAGTACGCCTGGTAGAACCAGTCGCCGCCGGGCGGGACGAGCCGCTGGAGCAGCAGCGGACCCGCCGCGTCCCCCGCCGCCGCGAACAACCGCTCGGCGTGCTCGGCGGAACGGACGAGCGTCGTGCTGCGGGCGCCCGGCGCCAGCAGCCACGGCCGCGCCCACTTGGCGATCAGCGGCAGGCCGAGCTTGGCGACCAGCTCGTCCAGATGGTCGCGCGACCCGGGCCGGTGGCACTCGGGGACGGCGATGCCTCGCCGCTCGCACGCGTCCGTCAGCGCGGCCTTGTCGGCGACGCGGCGCGGCGTCCCGGGCGGCGGCAGGACGAAGTGCGCGGCGAGGTCGTCGGCGTGCTCGGCCGTGAAGATCGCCGTGGCGTCGTCCAGCGGGACGAGCAGCGCACGCCGTCCGATGCGCTCGGCGTCGGCCGCGAGCCGCCGCAGCAGCGCGCCCGGCCGCGCGGCCGACGGCTCCCCGGGCATCCGCGACCGCAGATACCGGGACGCCGCCGACGGCTCGGGCCGTCCGGCCAGGTCGGCGTGGACGGCGACGCCGCCCCGGCCGAACGACCGGATCGCCCCGAGCGTCCCGTGGTGGAACGGGTTCGGATCGGTGCGCAGCAGCAGGACGGGCAGCTCGGGGTCCAGCACGGGCGGTCTCATTTCACGGGGGGCGCGCCGAAACCGGCGACGTCGAGGGTCAGGGCGGCGAGCGCGGCGTAGGTGACGTCCGCGTCGTAGGCGGTGGCGGCGCGGGCGGCGGCGACGCCCTCGGCGGCGGTGCGCGGGCAGTCGTCGGCGAGCCGTTCGGCGAGCGCGGCGGCGAGCGAGCGCGGGTCCTCGGGCGGGACGAGCGCGCCGACGTCCGGCGTGACGACCTCGGCGAGGCCCGGGACGTCGCTGGCGACGACGGACCGTCCGGTGGCCATCGCCTCCAGCGCGACGAACGGCAGGCCCTCCCAGCGCGACGGCAGCACGACGACGTCCGCCGCGACCAGCCACGGCCGCGGATCGGCGACCGCCGGGACCGTGAGGACGCCGCGCGGGACCTTGCGGTCCGGCGTGCCGTCGCCGACGAGCGCGAGCCGCGCGTCCGGGCGGCGCGCGACGACGCGCGGCCACGCCGAGAGCAGGACGTCCTGGCCCTTCTGCGGGGTCACGCGGCCGAGGCACAGCGCCAGCGGCCCGCCCCGGACGCCGAGGGCGCGGCGCGCGGCGGCCCGCTCGGCGTCGCCCGCGACCGCGAACCGCTTCAGGTCGACGCCGTTGCGGATCACGGCGTACCGCGCGTCCACCCCGGCGGCCCGGCCGCGCTCCAGCTCGCCGTCGCCGACGCAGATGATCCGGTCGGCGCGGCGCGCGGCCCGCCGCTCCCACAGCAGCGCCGCGACCGAGCACATGCCCTGCGCGGGGTACCAGGACCAGCCGTGCGGCTGGAACAGAACGGTCGCGTCCAGCCCGGCGAGCCGTCCGGCCAGGCCCGCCTTGGACGAGTGCAGATGCACGACGTCCGGCGTGACCTCGTCCACCACCCGCCGCAGCGCCCGGACCTCGCGCCACACCGACCGCGTCGGCGACCGCCGCGCGGGCCAGAGGCGGTGCGCGTCCCCGACGTGGTCGGCGAGCGGGCCGTCCGGGCAGGCGACGGTGACCTCGAACCCGCGCGCGGCCTGGTCGGCGACGGCCGCCGCGACGTACGCCGCGACCCCGCCGACCGTCGGCTGCGCCACATGCAGCACCCTCACGGCCACACCGGCTCACGCGAGAGGGGCGCGGCGGGCGCGGGCCTGCGGCGGCGCGACGGCCGCAGCCCGGCCAGCGACACCAGGCCCGCCAGCAGCACGCCGACGGCCGTGCCGACGGCCACGTCCAGCGGGCCGCGCGGCGCCGCCGGGACGAGCGGCGGCGCGGCGTCGTTCATCAGCGTCGGCCGCACGCCGGTCTCGCGGCGCCGCACCTCGCCGAACCGGACGAGCGCGTCGGCCGCCGCGTTGGCGTAGGCGGCGGCGCGCTCGGGCGACGGGTCGGTGCCGGTGATCCGGATGAGCGGCGCGTCCGGCGAGGTGGACGCGCGCAGCTTGCCCTGCGCGGCGGCGGGCACCCCACCCCCCGCGCGCTCGCCCGGCCACGGACGCTCCGACCAGCGCAGCGTCTCCGGCAGCGTCGCGAGCCGGCCGTAGGCCTGGGCGAAGTTCACCCCGGCCGGTCCGGCGCCGGCGTCGTCGACGACGATGACGTGCGCCGTCGCCGCGTACTCGGGCGTCCGCAGCAGCGCGTACCCCGCGCCGGTCGCGGTGCCCGCGAGGATCAGCGACGCGGCGAGACCGCCGCGCCGGACGAGACTTCGGGCAGTTCCCCGGTAGTGGGCCATGGAGTCGATCCGCCTTCCGCTGGGGCCGGGCCGGTCGAGGGGCCGGTGAAAACGCCGGTGTAGAGGTGGGCGAGCGCCCGCGCGTGCTCGCCGATGTCGTAGGTCGCGACGGCCGCCGGGACGGGCAGCCGCACCGCGTCCGGGACGGGGAAGCGCGCGAGCGCCTCCCGGAACGCCGCCGGGTCCGCCGGGACGCGCCGCGCGTGCGGGGCGAGCCGGGCGGGCAGGTCGTCCAGCGCCGGGCACGTCGTGTAGACGACGGGCAGGCCGGCCGCCATCGCCTCCACGACGCCGAGCCCGAACGTCTCCTGCCGGGACGGCGTCGCGTACACGTCCATCGCG
Proteins encoded in this region:
- a CDS encoding glycosyltransferase, whose protein sequence is MRVLHVAQPTVGGVAAYVAAAVADQAARGFEVTVACPDGPLADHVGDAHRLWPARRSPTRSVWREVRALRRVVDEVTPDVVHLHSSKAGLAGRLAGLDATVLFQPHGWSWYPAQGMCSVAALLWERRAARRADRIICVGDGELERGRAAGVDARYAVIRNGVDLKRFAVAGDAERAAARRALGVRGGPLALCLGRVTPQKGQDVLLSAWPRVVARRPDARLALVGDGTPDRKVPRGVLTVPAVADPRPWLVAADVVVLPSRWEGLPFVALEAMATGRSVVASDVPGLAEVVTPDVGALVPPEDPRSLAAALAERLADDCPRTAAEGVAAARAATAYDADVTYAALAALTLDVAGFGAPPVK
- a CDS encoding YveK family protein encodes the protein MAHYRGTARSLVRRGGLAASLILAGTATGAGYALLRTPEYAATAHVIVVDDAGAGPAGVNFAQAYGRLATLPETLRWSERPWPGERAGGGVPAAAQGKLRASTSPDAPLIRITGTDPSPERAAAYANAAADALVRFGEVRRRETGVRPTLMNDAAPPLVPAAPRGPLDVAVGTAVGVLLAGLVSLAGLRPSRRRRPAPAAPLSREPVWP